The Vulpes lagopus strain Blue_001 chromosome 24, ASM1834538v1, whole genome shotgun sequence genome has a window encoding:
- the RBFA gene encoding putative ribosome-binding factor A, mitochondrial: protein MWAAAARPWGLPRALVAPPWGPRAALLPAGARGLRGSPAPCGQNPLKKSASRTRKKFWYEGPSLGSHLMYKPSRLDFLTKTTAKKPRRDDHVRLRALNGLLYKALMDLLCTPEVSQEICDLDVQLSKVSLTADFSACRVYWKTTVSAKQSAHTEAVLRGSAAHMRHLLMAQQILRNVPPIVFIQDRGSLALAEVDRLLAIADFGAPDKKEDSVQDDVRSPRALDAPTQQGTLASTTCSSLCGIDHEALNKQIMEYKKQRGQGCRTVSPEVSRLTAGLASQTRAGKVVAVPCADGDLSPRNHLSGAGSTKPHSDLGGDWGVDSSSEEQSRGR from the exons ATGTGGGCCGCCGCGGCGCGTCCGTGGGGCCTTCCCCGGGCGCTCGTGGCGCCGCCCTGGGGCCCGCGCGCGGCTCTCCTCCCGGCCGGCGCCCGAGGCCTGCGGGGCTCGCCGGCCCCCTGCGGCCAGAACCCACTCAAGAAATCCGCCTCGAGAACGAG AAAGAAGTTTTGGTATGAAGGCCCTTCGTTGGGTTCTCACTTG ATGTACAAGCCGTCCCGGTTGGACTTCCTAACGAAGACCACTGCAAAGAAACCCAGGAGGGACGACCATGTGCGCCTGCGGGCACTGAACGGCCTCCTCTACAAAGCACTGATGGACCTGCTGTGCACCCCTGAAGTGAGCCAGGAGATCTGCGACCTGGATGTGCAGCTTTCCAAG GTCTCTCTGACTGCAGACTTCTCAGCCTGCCGTGTGTACTGGAAGACCACAGTCTCCGCCAAGCAGAGTGCACACACAGAGGCCGTCCTGCGGGGGAGTGCTGCCCACATGAG GCACCTTCTGATGGCCCAACAGATCCTAAGGAACGTGCCGCCAATAGTGTTCATTCAGGACAGAGGCAGTTTGGCTCTGGCGGAG GTTGACCGGTTACTGGCCATTGCTGATTTTGGAGCCCCGGACAAGAAAGAAGACTCTGTGCAAGACGATGTCAG gagtcccagggccctggacgCTCCTACACAGCAAGGCACTCTGGCCTCCACTACCTGCTCAAGTCTGTGCGGCATTGATCACGAGGCGCTCAACAAACAAATCATGGAGTACAAGAAGCAGAGAGGGCAAGGCTGTAGGACCGTGAGCCCTGAGGTGTCGAGGCTGACAGCTGGTCTGGCATCACAGACGAGAGCAGGAAAGGTGGTGGCTGTGCCCTGCGCAGACGGTGACCTCTCCCCCAGGAACCACCTGTCGGGGGCGGGGAGCACTAAGCCCCACTCTGACCTCGGTGGGGATTGGGGTGTGGACAGCAGCTCTGAGGAACAGAGCAGGGGGCGGTGA